One part of the Mariniblastus fucicola genome encodes these proteins:
- a CDS encoding purine-nucleoside phosphorylase has translation MNENFKTQVAESVESVSSRWKGTPRFGIVLGTGAGIVAEHIQAQATLPYGSIANFPVSTATGHKGNLVCGTLDGHEVVAMQGRFHLYEGYDVDHATLPIHVMHALGVEVLFVSNAAGGLNPKMDSGDVMLIESHVDFMNRTSPQIAAEPTLGRPSFRSDQVYDRDLIESAHSIARKEGFALHQGVYAAMLGPNYETRAEYRMLRRMGIDVAGMSTVPEVNVAARSGIRTMAMSIVTNVANPDSLEPTSGEEVIEAARVAAPKLKAIVSGVMASC, from the coding sequence ATGAACGAGAATTTCAAAACGCAAGTCGCGGAATCCGTTGAGTCCGTTTCCAGTCGCTGGAAAGGGACTCCGCGTTTTGGAATCGTGCTGGGGACCGGAGCCGGAATCGTTGCCGAGCACATTCAGGCGCAAGCCACCCTGCCCTACGGTTCGATCGCCAATTTTCCGGTCAGCACTGCGACTGGTCACAAAGGAAACCTCGTTTGCGGTACGCTCGACGGTCACGAAGTCGTGGCGATGCAAGGACGATTCCACCTGTACGAGGGCTACGACGTCGATCACGCCACGCTGCCGATTCATGTCATGCACGCGTTGGGAGTTGAAGTGCTGTTCGTCAGCAACGCCGCCGGCGGGCTGAATCCCAAAATGGACAGCGGCGATGTGATGCTGATCGAAAGCCACGTGGACTTTATGAATCGAACGTCGCCACAGATTGCCGCGGAACCGACGCTCGGCCGGCCTTCCTTCCGAAGCGATCAGGTTTATGACCGTGACCTGATCGAGTCAGCTCATTCGATCGCCCGCAAAGAGGGATTTGCTCTGCATCAAGGAGTTTATGCCGCGATGTTGGGCCCGAACTATGAAACGCGAGCCGAATATCGAATGCTCCGGCGAATGGGGATCGATGTCGCCGGCATGTCGACGGTTCCCGAAGTCAACGTCGCCGCACGTTCCGGAATTCGAACCATGGCCATGTCGATCGTCACCAATGTGGCGAATCCGGATTCGCTTGAGCCGACTTCTGGAGAGGAAGTCATCGAAGCCGCCCGCGTCGCGGCGCCGAAACTGAAAGCCATCGTCAGCGGTGTGATGGCATCCTGCTAG
- a CDS encoding purine-nucleoside phosphorylase, translating to MLDLYDKIQEAVGVIQQQFTATPHAGIILGTGLGPLAEKIDVTASIDYGDIPHFPKSTALSHKGRLVCGKLAGLDVVAMEGRTHMYEGYPLKEATLPIRVMKALGADLLVCSNAVGGLNPYYRKGDIMVIEDQINMMGDNPLIGINDDRLGPRFPDMCEPYSQDLVDRALSIARAEDIVAHKGVLVAVAGPNLETRAEYRMLRTMGADVVGMSTIPEVIVAVHGGMRVVGFSVVTDLCFPDALEPADPHEIVKVANEAEPRLSTLVMKVLEQESA from the coding sequence ATGCTCGATTTGTACGACAAAATTCAGGAAGCTGTCGGAGTCATCCAGCAGCAATTCACCGCGACGCCACACGCAGGCATCATCCTTGGCACGGGACTCGGGCCGTTGGCTGAAAAGATCGATGTTACGGCATCGATCGACTACGGCGACATCCCTCACTTTCCAAAATCGACGGCGCTTTCACACAAGGGCCGCTTGGTGTGTGGAAAGTTGGCTGGCTTGGACGTCGTCGCGATGGAAGGCCGGACGCATATGTACGAGGGCTATCCGCTCAAGGAAGCCACGTTGCCGATTCGTGTCATGAAAGCACTTGGCGCAGACCTGTTGGTTTGCTCCAACGCGGTCGGCGGGCTCAACCCTTACTATCGCAAAGGCGACATCATGGTGATCGAAGATCAGATCAACATGATGGGTGACAATCCGTTGATCGGCATCAACGACGATCGGTTGGGACCACGTTTCCCTGACATGTGCGAACCTTACAGTCAGGATCTGGTAGATCGTGCACTCAGTATCGCTCGCGCGGAAGACATCGTGGCTCACAAAGGTGTGCTGGTTGCGGTCGCCGGGCCGAACCTCGAAACGCGTGCTGAGTATCGCATGCTGCGGACGATGGGGGCTGACGTTGTTGGAATGTCGACAATTCCGGAAGTCATCGTTGCCGTTCATGGCGGAATGCGAGTCGTTGGGTTTTCTGTGGTGACCGATTTGTGCTTCCCCGATGCACTTGAGCCAGCCGATCCGCACGAGATCGTGAAAGTTGCCAACGAAGCTGAGCCGCGGCTTTCGACGTTGGTCATGAAAGTCCTGGAACAGGAATCGGCTTAG